In Leifsonia sp. ZF2019, a genomic segment contains:
- a CDS encoding FAD-binding and (Fe-S)-binding domain-containing protein: MTVSTKAIDRHATAHDASHYLLVPAEVARPGSAREVADLLVSARERGLPVTFRSGGTSLSGQGVTAGVLADTRHSFRAAEVLDGGRRVRVQPGMTVRQVNARLARHGRKLGPDPASEIACTIGGVVANNSSGMACGIEQNTYRTLESLVVVLPSGTILDTAAPEADDLLRATEPALHAGLLALRDRVRSDPASVASIERFFAMKNTMGYGINAFLDFDTAADILTHLIVGSEGTLGFVAEAVFRTVVAHPAATTALAVFETLEQATAALPAIVATGAATVELMDSTSLRLAARAHDAPAELRDLTIDDHAAFLVEFHGPDAAEAEAARAEAAAVLDALPLSLPMRFTTDPAERAALWHIRKGLYTTVAEARAPGTTALLEDVVVPVPTLLAACAGLRELFAAHGYEDSVIFGHAKDGNIHFMLSERLGDQAGVDRYRAFTDDMVELILGLGGSLKAEHGTGRIMAPFVRRQYGDELYAVMQEVKRLFDPHSVLNPGVLLSDDPDSYLRDLKTAPPVEEEVDRCVECGYCEPACPSRDITLTPRQRIVLRRELRAAELAGDDVLAAELRDDYEYAGVQTCAVDGMCQAACPVNINTGDLVRRLRGESNSRVAAGAWDAAAAAWGPVSRAGGVALTVADALPVPLVRAATDVGRALLGADTVPRYDAGLPRGGRKRVPRPAAEPQAVFFAACIGTMFGAEGGGMGSTAAFLALCDRAGVEVVVPDGISSMCCGTPWKSKGFHGGHERMSERVLPALLAASCDGELPVVCDAASCTEGLEALRDAAVTAGGDYARLRFVDSVDFAANALLPALEVVDALPSLVLHPTCSTGRLGVDGSLRRVAEAVAIDVTVPIDAGCCAFAGDRGLLHPELTASATAREAAEVEVLASGAAAGTVTAYASANRTCELGMSRATGQPYRHILELVEEATRPTSEAPAGPQPTR; the protein is encoded by the coding sequence GTGACCGTCTCGACGAAGGCCATCGACCGCCACGCCACCGCGCACGACGCCTCCCACTACTTGCTCGTCCCCGCCGAGGTGGCGCGTCCCGGATCCGCACGCGAGGTCGCGGACCTGCTCGTCTCCGCGCGCGAGCGGGGACTGCCCGTCACCTTCCGCTCGGGAGGCACGAGCCTCTCGGGTCAGGGCGTGACCGCCGGCGTGCTCGCCGACACCCGACACTCCTTCCGCGCGGCCGAGGTGCTCGACGGCGGACGACGCGTGCGGGTGCAGCCCGGTATGACGGTGCGGCAGGTGAACGCCCGGCTCGCCCGGCACGGCCGCAAGCTCGGACCGGACCCGGCGAGCGAGATCGCCTGCACCATCGGCGGTGTCGTCGCCAACAACTCCAGCGGCATGGCCTGCGGCATCGAGCAGAACACGTACCGGACGCTGGAGTCGTTGGTGGTCGTGCTCCCGAGCGGCACCATCCTCGACACCGCCGCCCCCGAGGCCGACGACCTGCTGCGCGCCACCGAGCCCGCTCTGCACGCCGGGCTGCTGGCGCTGCGCGACCGGGTGCGCTCCGACCCGGCCTCCGTCGCGTCGATCGAGCGCTTCTTCGCGATGAAGAACACCATGGGCTACGGCATCAACGCGTTCCTCGACTTCGACACGGCGGCCGACATCCTGACCCACCTGATCGTCGGCAGCGAGGGGACCCTCGGCTTCGTCGCCGAGGCCGTTTTCCGCACCGTCGTCGCCCATCCCGCCGCCACGACGGCGTTGGCCGTGTTCGAGACCCTCGAGCAGGCGACCGCCGCGCTCCCCGCGATCGTCGCGACGGGCGCCGCGACCGTCGAGCTGATGGACTCCACCTCGCTCCGGCTCGCTGCGCGCGCGCACGACGCCCCCGCGGAACTGCGGGACCTCACCATCGACGACCACGCGGCGTTCCTGGTCGAGTTCCACGGCCCGGACGCCGCGGAGGCCGAGGCCGCCCGTGCGGAAGCTGCGGCCGTGCTCGACGCGCTGCCGCTCAGCCTCCCGATGCGCTTCACCACCGACCCGGCCGAGCGCGCCGCGCTCTGGCACATCCGCAAGGGGCTCTACACGACGGTCGCCGAAGCCCGAGCTCCGGGCACGACCGCGCTGCTGGAGGATGTGGTCGTCCCTGTGCCGACGCTGCTCGCCGCCTGCGCGGGGCTCCGCGAGCTGTTCGCCGCCCACGGGTACGAGGACAGTGTGATCTTCGGCCACGCCAAGGACGGCAACATCCACTTCATGCTGAGCGAGCGGCTCGGCGACCAGGCCGGAGTCGACCGGTACCGCGCCTTCACCGACGACATGGTCGAGCTGATCCTGGGCCTCGGCGGCTCCCTCAAGGCGGAGCACGGGACCGGACGCATCATGGCGCCGTTCGTGCGTCGGCAGTACGGCGACGAGCTCTACGCCGTGATGCAGGAGGTCAAGCGGCTGTTCGACCCGCACAGCGTCCTGAATCCCGGCGTGCTGCTGAGCGACGACCCCGACTCCTACCTCCGCGACCTGAAGACGGCGCCGCCCGTCGAGGAGGAGGTGGACCGCTGCGTCGAGTGCGGGTACTGCGAGCCGGCCTGCCCTTCCCGCGACATCACGCTCACGCCGCGTCAGCGCATCGTGCTGCGTCGCGAGCTGCGCGCTGCAGAGCTCGCCGGTGATGACGTCCTCGCCGCCGAACTGCGCGACGACTACGAGTACGCGGGCGTGCAGACCTGCGCGGTGGACGGGATGTGCCAGGCGGCGTGCCCGGTCAACATCAACACGGGCGACCTCGTGCGTCGGCTGCGAGGCGAGTCGAACTCCCGCGTCGCGGCCGGGGCATGGGACGCCGCCGCTGCGGCCTGGGGGCCGGTGAGCCGGGCGGGCGGCGTCGCACTCACGGTCGCGGACGCCCTTCCGGTGCCGCTCGTGCGCGCGGCGACCGACGTCGGGCGCGCGCTGCTCGGAGCGGACACCGTGCCGCGCTACGACGCCGGCCTCCCGCGCGGGGGCAGGAAGCGCGTCCCGCGGCCCGCCGCCGAGCCGCAGGCGGTGTTCTTCGCGGCCTGCATCGGCACCATGTTCGGCGCCGAGGGCGGCGGAATGGGTTCGACCGCGGCGTTCCTCGCCCTGTGCGACCGCGCCGGGGTGGAGGTCGTCGTCCCGGACGGCATCTCGTCGATGTGCTGCGGCACCCCGTGGAAGTCCAAGGGATTCCACGGCGGCCACGAGCGGATGTCCGAGCGGGTGCTCCCCGCGCTGCTCGCGGCGTCGTGCGACGGCGAGCTCCCGGTCGTGTGCGACGCGGCCTCCTGCACCGAGGGGCTGGAGGCGCTGCGCGATGCAGCGGTCACGGCAGGCGGCGACTACGCACGGCTGCGTTTCGTCGACTCCGTCGACTTCGCGGCGAACGCGCTCCTCCCCGCCCTCGAGGTGGTGGACGCCCTGCCGTCGCTCGTGCTCCACCCGACGTGCTCGACGGGGCGGTTGGGGGTCGACGGCTCCCTGCGCCGCGTGGCGGAGGCGGTCGCGATCGACGTCACGGTGCCGATCGACGCGGGTTGTTGCGCTTTCGCCGGCGACCGGGGACTCCTGCACCCCGAGCTGACGGCGTCGGCCACGGCACGAGAGGCGGCGGAGGTGGAGGTCCTCGCCTCCGGAGCCGCAGCGGGTACGGTCACCGCCTACGCGTCGGCCAATCGCACCTGCGAGCTGGGGATGTCGCGCGCCACCGGTCAGCCGTACCGGCACATCCTGGAGCTGGTGGAGGAGGCTACGCGACCGACGTCAGAGGCGCCTGCGGGTCCGCAGCCCACTCGCTGA
- a CDS encoding N-acetylglucosamine kinase, which translates to MVFPAGRLGSAGATKEAAVRVLAIDIGGTGSRASLTGEDQVTGPGVSVGPAGIRVAPLLDDLLAGVPAERVARAETVSVGMSGLLGLTPPDTVLAELRRRWPHARILLASDAVTAAAAALGLDGGAVLAVGTGVVGLATDFHDVWRRADGWGHLLGDEGGGAWIGLAGLRAAVREHDGRPGGSPVLLDAATRALGPVGGFPARLYTRDDRAGVLASFAPAVADAARDGDPIALAIWREAAEALAATAEALLAAPVRRRLAVIGGVTGVGALLLDPLRERLENRVPDVELVTPAVRPLDGALLLAGAGDLPSGGHPPYLTIVAADPPGGGRAADTSTPTAPATPAHPAGA; encoded by the coding sequence ATGGTGTTTCCTGCCGGTCGGCTCGGATCGGCGGGTGCGACGAAGGAGGCGGCCGTGCGGGTGCTGGCGATCGACATCGGCGGAACGGGGTCCCGTGCGTCGCTCACGGGCGAGGACCAGGTCACCGGTCCGGGTGTGAGCGTCGGGCCGGCGGGCATCCGCGTCGCGCCCCTTCTCGACGACCTGCTGGCCGGAGTGCCAGCCGAGCGCGTCGCCCGCGCCGAGACCGTCTCGGTCGGGATGAGCGGGCTGCTCGGGCTGACCCCGCCGGACACGGTGCTCGCCGAGCTGCGCCGCCGCTGGCCGCACGCCCGGATCCTGCTCGCCTCCGACGCCGTCACGGCGGCGGCCGCGGCCCTCGGGCTCGACGGGGGAGCGGTGCTGGCGGTCGGGACGGGCGTCGTCGGGCTCGCGACGGACTTCCACGACGTCTGGCGCCGCGCCGACGGCTGGGGGCACCTGCTCGGCGATGAGGGCGGCGGCGCGTGGATCGGGCTCGCCGGCCTTCGCGCCGCCGTGCGCGAGCACGACGGCCGCCCCGGTGGATCGCCGGTCCTCCTCGATGCCGCAACGCGTGCCCTCGGACCGGTCGGCGGATTCCCCGCGCGGCTCTACACCCGGGACGACCGCGCGGGCGTCCTCGCCTCGTTCGCTCCCGCCGTGGCCGATGCCGCGCGCGACGGCGATCCGATCGCCCTCGCCATCTGGCGGGAGGCCGCGGAGGCGCTGGCGGCGACGGCGGAGGCCCTCCTGGCCGCGCCGGTGCGCCGACGGCTCGCCGTGATCGGCGGCGTGACCGGCGTGGGGGCGCTCCTGCTCGACCCGCTGCGCGAGCGGCTCGAGAACAGGGTTCCGGACGTCGAGCTGGTGACGCCCGCCGTCCGCCCGCTCGACGGCGCCCTGCTGCTCGCGGGCGCGGGCGACCTCCCCTCAGGAGGGCATCCGCCGTACCTCACGATCGTGGCCGCCGATCCGCCCGGCGGCGGTCGCGCCGCCGACACATCCACCCCGACCGCGCCGGCCACCCCGGCCCACCCCGCAGGAGCCTGA
- a CDS encoding glutathione peroxidase — protein MSLMDIPFTTIDGAPASLADYSGKVILIVNVASRCGLAPQYEKLEQLQETYGDRGFTVIGFPSNQFLQELSSTDAIKEYCSTTWGVTFPMMEKVRVNGRSAHPLYAELTTHPDQAGKAGKVKWNFEKFVVTPDGAVHRFRPTTEPDDPAIVALIEGALPAAA, from the coding sequence ATGAGCCTCATGGACATCCCCTTCACCACCATCGACGGCGCTCCCGCCTCGCTGGCCGATTACTCCGGCAAGGTCATCCTCATCGTCAACGTCGCTTCCCGCTGCGGACTGGCCCCGCAGTACGAGAAGCTCGAGCAGTTGCAGGAGACCTACGGCGATCGCGGCTTCACCGTGATCGGCTTCCCGAGCAACCAGTTCCTGCAGGAGCTGAGCTCGACCGATGCCATCAAGGAGTACTGCTCGACCACGTGGGGTGTGACCTTCCCGATGATGGAGAAGGTGCGGGTGAACGGGCGCTCCGCGCATCCCCTGTACGCGGAGCTGACGACGCACCCGGATCAAGCGGGCAAGGCCGGCAAGGTCAAGTGGAACTTCGAGAAGTTCGTCGTCACCCCGGACGGGGCCGTGCACCGGTTCCGTCCGACGACGGAGCCGGACGACCCGGCGATCGTGGCGCTGATCGAGGGCGCGCTGCCGGCCGCTGCGTGA
- a CDS encoding TraR/DksA family transcriptional regulator: MHTRTDTGRIDLYGVSGLSEAELDELAAMLDRRRHDDIAESEHIAETLGALLASRSESTADDEHDPEGPTLSSEWSRLQAVRADAAADLAAVEAAGERLRLGTYGVCATCVRPIGVDRLRARPTAELCIFCATAAER, translated from the coding sequence ATGCACACCAGGACGGATACGGGCCGGATCGATCTCTACGGCGTGAGCGGACTGAGCGAGGCGGAGCTCGATGAGCTCGCGGCCATGCTGGACCGCCGACGGCACGACGACATCGCCGAGTCGGAGCACATCGCGGAGACGCTGGGCGCGCTCCTGGCGTCGAGATCGGAGTCCACCGCCGATGACGAGCACGATCCGGAGGGGCCGACGCTCAGCTCCGAGTGGAGCAGGCTGCAGGCCGTGCGGGCGGACGCCGCCGCCGATCTGGCCGCGGTGGAAGCCGCCGGCGAGCGCCTCCGCCTCGGCACCTACGGCGTGTGCGCCACCTGCGTGCGCCCCATCGGCGTCGACCGGCTGCGCGCCCGGCCGACCGCCGAGCTCTGCATCTTCTGCGCGACCGCCGCCGAACGCTGA
- the rhaS gene encoding rhamnose ABC transporter substrate-binding protein, which translates to MMLPSTKRRATRRLLTVGAGVVAVALALTACSSGSGSGSTSGGDKNYKITFLPKNLGNPYFDTSDKGGETAIKSFGGTYNQVGPSTATADAQVSYINTLTQQQVGAIVLSANDPTALGSALTQAKSAGVKIVTFDSDTDAKYRDVFVNQATAEGIAKVQVDIITKEIGDSGEVAILSAAANATNQNAWIDLMKKDLADNHPNVKLVDTVYGNDDDQTSFDKTAALLQTHPNLKGIISPTTVGVAAAARYLSTSDAKGKVKLTGLGTPNQMREFVKDGTVDEFALWNPEDLGYLAAFTAKALIDGTITGKKGDSFEAGKLGKFTVGDNNTVLLGDPYVFNKDNIDKFNF; encoded by the coding sequence ATGATGTTGCCCTCCACCAAGCGCCGCGCCACGCGCCGGCTCCTGACCGTCGGCGCCGGCGTCGTCGCGGTCGCCCTCGCGCTCACCGCCTGCTCGTCCGGCTCCGGCTCGGGCTCCACCTCCGGCGGCGACAAGAACTACAAGATCACCTTCCTGCCCAAGAACCTCGGCAACCCGTACTTCGACACGTCGGACAAGGGTGGCGAGACCGCGATCAAGTCGTTCGGCGGCACCTACAACCAGGTCGGGCCTTCGACGGCGACTGCGGACGCGCAGGTCAGCTACATCAACACGCTGACCCAGCAGCAGGTCGGCGCGATCGTCCTCTCGGCCAACGACCCGACCGCGCTGGGCAGCGCGCTCACGCAGGCGAAGTCGGCCGGCGTGAAGATCGTCACCTTCGACTCCGACACCGACGCCAAGTACCGCGACGTCTTCGTCAACCAGGCGACCGCCGAGGGCATCGCCAAGGTGCAGGTGGACATCATCACGAAGGAGATCGGGGACAGCGGCGAGGTCGCCATCCTCTCGGCCGCCGCGAACGCGACGAACCAGAACGCCTGGATCGACTTGATGAAGAAGGACCTCGCGGACAACCACCCGAACGTCAAGCTCGTCGACACCGTCTACGGCAATGACGACGACCAGACGTCGTTCGACAAGACGGCCGCCCTGCTCCAGACGCACCCGAACCTGAAGGGCATCATCTCGCCCACCACGGTCGGCGTTGCAGCGGCCGCCCGCTACCTGTCGACCTCGGACGCCAAGGGCAAGGTCAAGCTGACCGGCCTCGGCACGCCGAACCAGATGCGCGAGTTCGTGAAGGACGGCACCGTCGACGAGTTCGCGCTCTGGAACCCGGAGGATCTCGGCTACCTGGCCGCCTTCACCGCCAAGGCGCTGATCGATGGCACGATCACCGGCAAGAAGGGCGACTCCTTCGAAGCGGGCAAGCTCGGCAAGTTCACCGTCGGCGACAACAACACGGTGCTGCTGGGCGACCCCTACGTGTTCAACAAGGACAACATCGACAAGTTCAACTTCTGA
- a CDS encoding ABC transporter permease, which yields MTGIDTAATTAAPRTYPDYSRPLWQRWVLTRESAVIGALVVVAIVASAVVPNFGTPVTLGFLLLDVTPILMIALPMTFVIVSGEIDLSVASTLGLSSVMLGVLTKAGWPIEAAMVACLIVGLLAGAVNGFLVTVVGLPSLAVTIGTLALFRGIAVGLLGTTAITDFPFFWQNLVQMRFGNSGIPVVMVLVVVLIAIFAVVLHATPYGRGLFALGLSKETAAFSGVNVARTKFIAFLLTGLISALAGIYWTLRYGSARGDNATGLELSVIAAVLLGGVSIFGGKGALHGVVAGVLLIGVLQSALRLANVSSDAINIITGVLLIVSVLSPRVLAWLRASGATRHRTLT from the coding sequence ATGACCGGCATCGACACCGCCGCCACCACGGCGGCACCGCGCACCTACCCCGACTACAGCCGCCCGCTGTGGCAGCGCTGGGTGCTGACGCGGGAGTCCGCGGTGATCGGCGCCCTCGTCGTGGTCGCGATCGTCGCCTCCGCGGTCGTCCCGAACTTCGGCACTCCGGTGACCTTGGGGTTCCTCCTGCTGGACGTGACGCCGATCCTGATGATCGCGCTGCCGATGACCTTCGTCATCGTCTCGGGCGAGATCGACCTCTCCGTCGCCAGCACCCTCGGGCTCAGCAGCGTCATGCTGGGCGTTCTGACCAAGGCCGGGTGGCCCATCGAGGCGGCGATGGTGGCGTGCCTCATCGTCGGGCTCCTCGCCGGCGCGGTCAACGGATTCCTCGTCACCGTCGTGGGACTGCCGTCGCTCGCGGTCACGATCGGCACGCTCGCCCTCTTCCGCGGCATCGCCGTGGGACTGCTGGGGACGACGGCCATCACCGACTTCCCGTTCTTCTGGCAGAACCTCGTGCAGATGCGGTTCGGGAACTCCGGCATCCCCGTCGTCATGGTCCTGGTGGTCGTGCTCATCGCGATCTTCGCGGTGGTGCTGCACGCGACCCCGTACGGCCGCGGATTGTTCGCCCTCGGACTCAGCAAGGAGACCGCCGCCTTCTCGGGGGTGAACGTCGCCCGCACCAAGTTCATCGCCTTCCTGCTCACCGGCCTGATCTCGGCCCTGGCCGGCATCTACTGGACGCTGCGCTACGGCAGCGCTCGCGGTGACAACGCGACCGGACTGGAGCTCTCGGTCATCGCCGCCGTGCTCCTCGGCGGGGTGTCCATCTTCGGCGGCAAGGGTGCGCTGCACGGCGTCGTCGCCGGCGTGCTCCTCATCGGCGTGCTGCAGAGCGCGCTCCGCCTCGCCAACGTCAGCTCCGACGCCATCAACATCATCACCGGCGTGCTGCTGATCGTCTCGGTGCTCTCGCCCCGCGTTCTGGCCTGGCTCAGGGCCTCGGGCGCCACCCGGCACAGAACGCTCACCTGA